Below is a window of Vibrio sp. SS-MA-C1-2 DNA.
AAACATAAGAATATATTATTAAATCTCACTAAGGAGTCGTGATTGGTTACGGTTGATCGGCATGATGCGATTACATTAAAAATAGCAAATGTTATTTCTCAAAGTAAAAAACTGGATATAGAGATCTATTTCTTTATTCCCGGTGAGCTTGGTATTACGCCAAATATTATTTCTGAGTCTAATTTTTACTATAACTCAATCACACAGAAACGCGTTTATTACAGTGATAAAATACTCCTTCCTTTAGTGCATAGTCGATTAGCAAAACGAGGAAAACTCTCTTTTAATCAATACCGAGTCAGTTTAAGCCTTTTCGCTTATCAATATGTTACTGCTCTCGATAAAGCGGTTAATCAATTCAATAAAAAGAATAATAGCGAGACGATTATTGATGATATTTTAAATATGATCGAACTCTCCCTCGACATTTTAAAACGTCTACGCCGCTCGGTGCCCGAAGAAAAAGATCTCAAACATTATTACAATAATATTGATAATTATCTCTCTTGGTATACGGAACAACGTTTCCTCTCTTTAATTTCCCACATGAATCGAGATGCTGATTACAAAGCGATTAAAGAAGAATTGATAGCCATTATTGAAAAAGAACAACTTTACCGAGAGGAAAAAAACTATAACTCAACTAGAGTTCAGGCCGATATAACGCGACTCAGTAATAAAATGCGTTTACTTCGCCGTTTAATTGAACATCCAATAAAACTCAATGAGCAACTCACTTCCCTTGGCAGTAACATGAAACGGATGGTAAAAGGACTCGCAACGGGTTTAGTGATGATTGTCGTGACGATTGTGGCAATTTCTGCTCGTGGTTATTGGGGGGAAATTACAGCATCCTTTATTATGGCAATGTCATTTGTCTATGCATTACGCGAAATATTCAAAGATGATCTGCGTGATATTTTATGGCGTTGGATCAGAAAAAATCGTCCAAAGTGGCGTCGACGTTATAGTGACCCCAACACGAAAAAAGTGATTGGCCAAAAACTAGAATGGTTGGATTACTTGTCGAGTAAATTGATACCCAAGGATATTTTAGCAATACGGAAAAAGAAGATTGCACAACGAGAAGAGAAAATTCTACGTTATCGCTCTGAAGTACAAATGAGTTCGTCTCAATTCTTAAGTGGCTATGAAGAGACCAAAGAGAGTTTAATGGTCGATCTTCGTTCTATTGCTCGCCTAATCAACAAAGGTTCCAATAAGATATATCAACTTAACAACGGTCAAGTAAGTCGTGAATCTGTAGAAAAGCGTCATCTTATCAACTTAGTGATTAAAGAAGATAATCATTTAGGTGAACCAAACTACTACCGTTGGAAAGTGGTACTAAATAGAAGCAAGATCATTGATATTGAAGCAATTGAGCAAGTTGATAATAAAGAATCAAAAAATAAAGAGATGAAAGAAAAAACAACACAAAAACCGGCTGGAACAGACACCAAATAAAAAACCAGCACCGATAATCCTATCAATGCTGGTTTCATTCACGATTTTTTGAATTATTTAATTACGCTTAATTAGCAGCGAATCAAAAAATCATTACTCACTAAACTTTTTAATGATTAGCGTTGCATTGGTTCCGCCAAAGCCAAAGCTGTTTGACATAACTGTCGTTAGCTCTGCATCACGCGCTTCTGTCACAATATCTAGACCTTCAGCTGCGCTATCTAACTCTTCAACGTTAATACTTGGTGCAATAAAGCTATTATTTAGCATCAGTGTTGAGTAAATTGCTTCATGAACACCTGCAGCACCTAAAGCGTGACCAGTCATCGCTTTCGTTGCTGAGATTGCTGGGCTGTTTTCACCAAATAATTCTTGGATAGCACCTAGCTCTTTTGCATCACCAACAGGGGTTGATGTACCGTGAGTATTAACATAGTCGACAGAATCAACATTCTGCATCGCCATCTTCATACAACGCACCGCACCTTCACCAGATGGAGCCACCATGTCGTAGCCGTCAGATGTTGCACCATAACCCACAACTTCGCCATAGATAGTTGCGCCACGAGCCAATGCATGTTCTAGCTCTTCGATAACGACCATACCGCCGCCGCCAGAGATAACGAAACCGTCACGATTTGCATCATAAGTGCGTGATGCTTTTTCTGGTGTTTCATTGTACTTAGTTGAAAGCGCGCCCATTGCATCAAACATCATGGTCATGCTCCAGTCTAACTCTTCACCACCACCAGCAAATACGACATCTTGTTTGCCTAATTGGATAAGTTCTACTGCGTGACCAATACAGTGTGCTGATGTTGCACATGCAGAACTGATAGAGTAGTTAACACCGCGAATTTTAAATGGCGTCGCTAGACAAGCTGAAACGGTTGATGCCATTGTGCGTGGTACCATATAAGGACCAACACGTTTAACACCTTTGGTACGAATAGTATCTGTTGCTAACGTTTGGTTTTGTGCCGATGCACCACCTGAACCTGCAACCAAACCAGTACGTTCGTTAGAAACCTGCTCTTCACTTAGGCCTGAGTCAGCAATCGCTTGATCCATTGCAATGTAAGCATATGCAGCCGCATTACCCATAAAACGGATCTGTTTACGATCGATATGCTCTGAAGGTGTAATTTTTAGATCACCCCAAACTTGGCTACGAAGACCTTGTTCTTTAAATTGCTCAGAAAAGTTAATACCTGACTTTCCTGTTTTTAGAGATGCTAATACTTCCTCTGTATTATTACCAATACTAGAGACAATACCCATACCTGTGATAACTGCACGTTTCATAACTTTAATATCCTAATAACGTAATCTGTGGTCGATAATAAACGCTTTATCGTCAGAAAGTGGTCAGCTTTCCCATATTTCGGGTATAATTGTGACAAATTCAACGATTCTAAGAGCATTTGATAATGACTAATTCGACCAGTTCTCCTAATTCAAGCAGTAAAAAAATAGAAAATGCCACTTTAGAATGGAATGAATCAGGTACTCCTATTTCGAATCAGTTTGATGATGTCTATTTTTCGAATAACAATGGATTAGAAGAGAGTCGATATGTCTTTTTATTACAAAATCGGTTACCTGAGCGCTGGTTAACCTGTCCTTATCCACGTTTTACCATTGCTGAAACAGGATTTGGAACTGGGCTTAACTTTTTAGCAGCATGGCATGAGTTTCGTCAATATCGTAACGAAAACCCTGAAAATTCGTTGCAACAACTGCACTTTATTAGTTTTGAGAAATTTCCCGTCACACTCAATGATTTAAAAGTAGCGCATAAACAGTGGCCAGAGATGGCTGAGTTAGTGGAACAGCTTCATCTTTACTACCCCGTTGCGGTTGCAGGCTGCCATCGAATCATTCTTGATAATGGTGCCGTCACATTAGATCTCTGGTTTGGTGATATTAAAGAGACGATGCCGCAAGTCTGGAGCGGTGAAAATGGCGTTGTGGATTGCTGGTTCCTCGATGGTTTTGCCCCAAGTAAAAATCCTGAAATGTGGAATCAACAACTTTTTAATAATATGGCTGGATTAGCAAAACCTGATTGCCATTGTGCAACCTTTACTGCTGCGGGTTTTGTACGTCGTGGATTGATAGAGGCGGGCTTTGCGATGACAAAGGTGAAGGGCTTTGGTCATAAACGTGAAATGATTGCTGGTGTTATCTCAGAACATGTTGAAGAGAAAAAAGGCAAAAAAAGATAAGCCTTGGTACCGCATCACCCCTGCTGAATCAACCGATGATATTGCAATAATTGGAGCCGGTGTAGCGGGACTATCTACAACGCTTTCCCTGCTTCGTCGCGGAAAAAAAGTGACGTTATATTGTGATAGCTCAGAGGTTGCTGAAGGAGCCTCAGGTAATCGTCAAGGGGCGCTTTACCCTCTCCTTAATAGCCACACACAATACCCAGTCACTGACTTCTTTGCGCCAGCATTTCTTTTTGCTCGTCAATTTTTTGATCAAATAGCGGAAGTTGAACGTTTTGATCATGATTGGTGTGGTGTCACTCAATTAGCTTGGAGTGACAAAGCTGGGAGCAAACTGAATCACATGTTACAACAAGATCTCCCTGAATCATTAATCTATGCGACAAATAGAGACCAAACAGAACAATTAACTGGCGTAAAAACTAACCTACCAGGGATTCATTTCCCTCAAGGCGGTTGGTTATCACCACAGCAGTTATCTCAAGCGCTATTAAATCAATGTCTAACATTTAGCGATTTTAAAGCCAAATTCAATCATAAAGTCACCAATTTGACCAAAGATAACGACAAATGGCAATTGACGATAGAGCAGCAAGTGCTTACCACATCATATCAAACCGTCATAACAACAGAGCATCAAACAGTCGTCATTGCTGCGGGACATCAAGTACATCAGCAGTTCGATCAATGTAAATCGCTACCAGTTACGGCTGTTCGTGGGCAAGTTAGTCATATTCCCACCAATTCAGAACTTAATCATATTAAAGGGGTTATTTGCTACGAAGGTTATTTAACCCCTGTAAACCCAAATAATCAGCATCATTGTATTGGGGCTAGTTATGATCGTCATAGCCAAAATTTAGATTATTCAGAAACAGAACAACAAGAGAACAAACAAAAATTGGTTGATTGTATTACGGAGGTTAACTGGCCTAAAACCGTCGATATAAGCGAACAAAAAGCCAGAGTTGGGGTTCGTTGTGCATCTCGAGATCATCTACCTTTTATTGGCAATGTCGCCGATGAAACACAGTTATTTGAGCAATTTAAAGATTTAAAGCAGAATATAGATTGGAATAAGAGAAAAAGAGTGGCGGAAAATGAAGGGATAGCCCCAACGCCTATTCATCATAATCTATTTATGATTGCGGCTTTAGGCTCACGTGGTGTCTGTTCTGCTCCACTCTCTGGTGAGTTATTAGCGTCAGAGATCTGCGGGGATCCGCTACCGTTACCTATATCGGTATTAGAATCTATTTATCCAGCAAAAATCTGGGTAAGAAGAGCGCTAAAAGGTCGGCCATTGGAATAAAAAGAAATAGAAATAGAAATAGAAATAGAAAAATACCGTATTAATAAGAGTTGTGCTTCAATAACAAGCACAAGCCATCTAATACGGTATTTATATCACTATCTATATCTTCTTGAAGAACTTGAAGTCTATTTCAGTGATGATCGGTGATTAGTCCACAACAATTAAAACCAGCGCTCTAACGCCCCTTTATCTAATTGTTTAAATGCACTATTTAGCAATTTAGCTAATTCAAAATAACTCGGCTTTGGTTTCATCGGCTCTAGAGCAAAACCTTCTTTCACCACTTTTTGATGAATATCTCGATACCAAGTCGCTAACTGAGGCGGTAATGTAGTACGGCTACGGGTACCTAACCACCAAAGTCCTTGCAATGGCATACTGATCGCAAATAGAGCTATTACCAATGTTTGCGGTAGAGCTTGTTGATTAGCAAAAACCATTTGGGTCAATATACTAATCACAGCGACAGCCGGCATCACTTTATTAGCAAATTTTGTCGCTTTAATTACTCGATTTTCAGCAAAGATCGGCGCTAATTCTTTACGGTTAGGCCACATTTCCATGTACGCTTGCCCATCACTAAAACGCCCTAAAAAACGCTTATTTACCATAACGCTTACCTCTTTGTACATAACCGCTAGTTTGAAAGATAACTTATCATAAAAGCTAATAACTCACTATGATCCTTTATTTACCCGACCTTTTGAGTATAAGGAGAATTATTCAGAATATAAAGCAAAGGCTAATATTTATCACAATATTTCACCATAAATAGTACATCACACGGATAAAACCCAAACAAAATGTATAAGAATTAAAAAAAAATGACAACTAAGTTGATACAAATTAAGTTTTCGTAAAAATTTTTTGTTATAATCTCATATGATAATGTATTCTTAGCGCGCCTAAAATATGACACTCATGAATTCATCAATATTATCATATTTTAAGCGTTTCTAGCAGGTCGTTGTTATTCCAAGAAGTTCTAACAAATGATAATTAGATCTTGAAATAAACGATGACTCTCTATTCGCTAAATTATCAATTTTGGCTAAAATAAAACGATTAACCAAAAATGATCCTAATTCTTTGCATTGCAAGAGTAATGCTGAATTCTACTTTCCTGATAAAAATTAAAGGTAGTTACTAATGTCTAAGTTGATTCTGGTACTTAACTGCGGAAGTTCTTCACTTAAGTTTGCTGTTGTTGATCCTGTTACTGGTGATGAGCACCTAACTGGTTTAGCTGAGTGTCTTCACCTTCCTGAAGCTCGTATTAAGTGGAAACTTGATGGCAAGCACGAAGCACAACTAGGCGATGGTGCTGCGCACGAAGAAGCGCTAGCATTCATGGTACAAACTATTCTTGCTTCTAAGCCAGAACTAAAAGAGAACTTAGGCGCTATCGGTCACCGTATCGTACATGGTGGTGAGCAGTTCACTCAGTCTGCACTTATTACTGATGAAGTTCTTAAGGGTATTCAAGACGCATCAACATTTGCCCCTCTTCATAACCCTGCACACATCATCGGCATCGAAGCTGCGAAACACAGCTTCCCTGAACTTCAGAATGTTGCTGTATTTGATACCGCATTCCACCAAACAATGCCGGAAGAATCTTTCTTATACGCACTACCGTACAATCTTTATAAAGAACACGGTATCCGTCGTTACGGCATGCACGGTACTTCACACTTATTCATCACTCGTGAAGTTGCAGGCCTTCTTAACAAGCCAGCAGAAGAAGTTAACATCATTAACTGTCACTTAGGTAACGGTGCTTCTGTTTGTGCAATTAAAAATGGTCAATCTGTAGATACTTCAATGGGTCTAACGCCACTTGAAGGTCTAGTGATGGGTACACGTTGTGGTGATATCGATCCTGCTATCGTATTCCACCTACATGACGCACTGGGTTACTCTGTTGATCAAATCAACACCATGCTAACTAAAGAGTCTGGTCTACAAGGTCTAACTGAAGTGACTTCTGACTGTCGTTTCGTAGAAGATAATTACGGCGAGAAAGAAGAAGCAACTCGTGCAATGGACGTATTCTGTCACCGCCTAGCTAAATATGTAGCAGGTTACACGGCTTCTATGGATGGTCGTCTAGACGCTATCGTCTTCACTGGTGGTATCGGTGAAAACTCTGGTCCTATCCGTGAGATGGTACTTAACCGTCTAGGTATCTTCGGTATCGAAGTTGATGGTGCTGCTAACCTTAAAGCACGCTTCGGTGGTGAAGGTACTATCACAACAGAAAGCAGCCGCATTCCAGCAATGGTTATCTCAACTAACGAAGAGTTAGTGATTGCAGAAGATACGGCTCGTTTAGCAAACGTATAATGATTCAACGGGTTAGCCTTTATCGCTAACCCGTTTTTCTATTAACCTCTGGGGCTTAACTCCTATTCTAGATCTCTCGTTATTCGATTAAGAGCAAGGAATACGCAGTTAGGCTTTTTATTTCTATTGTTAAAGGTACTGCTTAATGTCCCGTACTATTATGCTTATCCCTACTAGCGCAGGCGTCGGCCTAACAAGTGTTAGCATGGGTGTCATCCGCACCATGGAACGTAAAGGTGTTAAGGTTTCATTCTACAAACCTATCGCTCAACCTCGTAGCGGTGGCGACCTACCCGATCTAACGTCAACTATCGTTAATATGAATAACGATACTAAACTAGGTCAACCATTACAGATGTCTGTTGCTGAGAGCTTAATCGGTAACGACAACATGGATGAGCTTTTAGAAACAATTGTTGCACGTTACAATCAGATCAACAGCGATTCTGATGTCACGCTTATTGAAGGCTTAGTTCCAACTCGCAAGCACCCATTTGCTAACCAAGTGAATGCTGAAGTTGCTGCAACTCTTGGCGCTGAGATCGTATTAGTTGCGACCCCAGGTACAGACAACCCAACTCAGCTTAAAGAGCGTATTGAAGTTGCTTGTTCAAATTTTGGTGGTACTAAAAACAAGAATATTTCAGGCGTTATTATCAACAAGTTAAATGCACCTGTTGATGATGCTGGTCGTACTCGTCCTGATCTATCTGAAATTTTTGATGATGCAGACAGCGCACAACAGAATGAGCTAAAAGTGATGGAGATCTTCAACTCATCACCGATCCGAGTTCTTGGTTGTGTGCCTTGGAGTATCGATTTAATTGCCACTCGCGCAATCGATATGGCGAAGCATTTAAATGCAGAAGTCATTAACGAAGGTGATATTAATACTCGTCGTATTAAGAGCATCACATTCTGTGCACGTTCTCTTCCAAACATGATTGAACATTTCAAGCCAGGTTCATTACTTGTAACTTCAGCTGACCGTCCAGACGTTATCGTTGCTGCTGCACTTGCTGCGATGAACGGTGTTGAAATTGGTGCTGTACTTCTTACAGGTGGTTATGATATCCCTAAAGAGATCATGAACCTTTGTGAGCCAGCATTTGAATCAGGTTTACCCATCTTCAAAGCTCAAGGTAACACTTGGCAAACATCTTTAAATCTTCAGAGCTTCAACTTAGAAGTCCCTGCTGATGATAAAGAACGTATCGAATACATCAACGAACACGTTGCAAGCCACATCGATGCAAACTGGATTGAATCAATGACAGAAGGGACACAAAAGTCACTTCGTCTAAGCCCACCAGCATTCCGTTACCAGTTAACTGAATTTGCACGTCGCGCAGGCAAACGTATTGTCCTTCCTGAAGGTGATGAACCACGTACCATTAAAGCAGCAGCAATCTGTGCTGAGCGCGGTATTGCAGAATGTGTATTAGTGGGTAATCCAGATGAAATCAAGCGTGTTGCGGCACAACAAGGTGTTGAGCTTGGTACTGGCGTTCATATCGTTGATTCGGCAGCAGTACGAGAAAACTACGTTAATCGTCTAGTTGAGCTACGTGGCGCAAAAGGGATGACTGAAGTTGTTGCTCGAGAGAAGCTACAAGATTCAGTATTCCTTGGCACGATGATGCTTGAGAATAGTGAAGTTGATGGTCTTGTTTCTGGTGCAGTACACACCACAGCAAACACCATTGTTCCTCCGTTCCAGATCATCAAGACAGCACCAGATGCATCTATCGTATCTTCTGTTTTCTTCATGCTACTCCCTGACCAAGTATTGGTTTATGGTGACTGTGCGATCAACCCAGATCCAACGGCAGAGCAACTTGCTGAAATCGCGATTCAGTCAGCAGATTCTGCAACGGCATTTGGTATCGAGCCACGCGTAGCAATGATCTCTTACTCAACGGGTACATCTGGTAAAGGTGCTGATGTTGAAAAAGTACGTGAAGCGACGAAACTAGCTCAAGAGAAACGTCCTGATCTTATCATCGATGGTCCTCTTCAGTACGATGCAGCAATCATGGAGAACGTGGCAGCATCTAAAGCGCCTAACTCACCAGTTGCAGGTAAAGCGACCGTATTTATATTCCCTGACCTAAACACAGGTAATACAACATACAAAGCGGTACAGCGTTCAGCTGATCTTGTCTCTATTGGTCCAATGCTTCAAGGCATGCGTAAACCAGTAAATGACTTATCTCGTGGTGCATTAGTTGATGATATTGTTTACACTATCGCACTAACAGCTATCCAAGCGAGTCAAAACGACTAATCATCGTACTTCACTCTTGACGACTTAAACCGTAGAGGGTGAATAAAAAAAGGTCAGTGATCAAACGAGCATTTTACTTTTAAAATGCAGTGAAGATCCTGACCTTTTTCTTTATTTAACGCTACTTTCTTTCACTATGCTTTCTTTAGCGACAGCTTGCTTTAATTCTTACTTCTTTAGCGAAAAACGTCAATATAACGATACTGATTTTACCACTTCGCCGCTTAATGCCACCACATGCAATTCATTATCTTTTAAAATACCATAACTCGCAGGATAACCACCTTTCGGGAATGTTGGTGAACCGGGATTGAAAATGACTTTACCCTCACGCCACTCTGCAACAGGTATGTGCGTGTGCCCATAAACTAAACCATCTCCATTCATTAATGGCGGCTGTTTATCTGGATTATTAATGTGCCCATGAGTCAAAAAAAGTCGAGTTCCATTAGCAAGTAATAACGAGTGGGCATCATTTAAAATCGGAAAATCTAATAGCATCTGATCGACTTCACTGTCGCAATTACCACGAATAGCAATAATCTCATTTTTATATAGATTCAATAATTCAGCAACTTTAGCGGGCTCATATCCTTCTGGGATCGAGTTTCGAGGCCCATGATTTAGCAGATCACCCAATAAGATAAGCCGTGTTGCTCCACTTTTTCGATAACGGTCAATAATTTGTTCAGTGACACTCAATGAACCATGAAGATCAGAGGCGAAAAAAAGATCCACAGTTAACTCCAAATAGAAAATAATAAGAATTTATAAAGTATAAGCATTCATTCAATAAAACCCTACGCCATTTATGAGCTCTTTTATTGCAATTTACATCCATCTTACTTGAAGTGGTAAAATTATTAGGAGTATTCACGCCTATTAATAATTTAAGATGCCTAATTATTGATTGAATTGAAGCTACTCCGTCATACCATTGATGACTATCGAGTTATAACTTACCATTCCTAATACTTCACCATTTTTGATTACTGGTGCACGACTAATACCAAAACGCTCAAAAAGTCTCGCACAATAACGAATATCCATCACAGGTGAGACGGAGAGTGCAGGTTTAGACATAATCTCATACACATTGGTTCGCGCTGGTGAGCGATCAACGGCTAACACTTTTTTAGCAATATCATTCATCAATAAGAGGCCATATTCATCATCAGGGTGCCGTTTATCAACAATCAGGGCTTTTACCTGATGAGACTTTGCCAGCTTAATCGCTTCTTCAATGGTAATTAGCCCATTAATTATAACAACATCACTCTGCATCACATCTTCAACTCGAACAATTTCTCTGTTACTCATCATATTTGATCCTCAACAACTTTAGTCAATGACTCTATTTGGTGAGCAACACCGACTGCATCTTCAATATCAATTTGTATTGCAATTCCCTGTCCCGAAGAGGTATCAAACTCCCCTTTTTCATTAATTGTCTCTAAAATAGCTCGCGAAAGGTGCTCTTCAACAACCAATAAAATAACATCCCGTTGTACATCTAATGTTAAACCAAAAAAGGTTTTCTTCTGTATTAACCCTTCTCCGCGAGCATGATTAATCACCGTCGCCCCAGTGGCTCCCGCGGTTCTTGCTGCTAAAAGAACAGTATCAGTTTTATGATCTTCAACAAATGCAATAATCAATTTAAAACGCATTATTCACCTCTTCTTTTTTCAGATAATGGATCAAAAGAAGCGTCCGATTTATGGCCTATTTTCGAATTCATCGGCTCTTTTTGATTCACAATTAATGGTTCAATTTTTTTCCATTTTCATCTTCCACCGATTCATTAGAATCAGCCATTTCTGTTTCAAGTGAATGACTTTCAAATTCACGGGTTAAACATTGAATAATTTGGGCATAACCCATCACAGAAATAATAGGGAATAGACTGGCAAATGCGATTAAGCCAAAGCCATCAATAACCGGATTTCGCCCCGGTATCGTTGAGGCTAAACCTAAACCTAAAGCGGTCACTAGAGGAACAGTCACGGTCGAGGTTGTAACACCGCCAGAGTCATAAGCCAATGGGATAATAAACTTGGGAGAGACAAAGGTTTGTAGCACCACAACACAATAACCAATAAGAATATAGTAGTGAATAGGATCGCCAGAAACAATACGATAACTTCCTAGCGCAATGCCAAACGCCACACCCAATGCAACTGAAACTCTTAATCCGTTAACTCCAATCGCGCCACCTGAAACTTGATTGGCTTTAATGGCAACAGCGATAAGAGAGGGTTCGGCAATCGTGGTACTAAAACCAATCGCTGCGGC
It encodes the following:
- the fabB gene encoding beta-ketoacyl-ACP synthase I, translated to MKRAVITGMGIVSSIGNNTEEVLASLKTGKSGINFSEQFKEQGLRSQVWGDLKITPSEHIDRKQIRFMGNAAAYAYIAMDQAIADSGLSEEQVSNERTGLVAGSGGASAQNQTLATDTIRTKGVKRVGPYMVPRTMASTVSACLATPFKIRGVNYSISSACATSAHCIGHAVELIQLGKQDVVFAGGGEELDWSMTMMFDAMGALSTKYNETPEKASRTYDANRDGFVISGGGGMVVIEELEHALARGATIYGEVVGYGATSDGYDMVAPSGEGAVRCMKMAMQNVDSVDYVNTHGTSTPVGDAKELGAIQELFGENSPAISATKAMTGHALGAAGVHEAIYSTLMLNNSFIAPSINVEELDSAAEGLDIVTEARDAELTTVMSNSFGFGGTNATLIIKKFSE
- the yfbV gene encoding terminus macrodomain insulation protein YfbV; translation: MVNKRFLGRFSDGQAYMEMWPNRKELAPIFAENRVIKATKFANKVMPAVAVISILTQMVFANQQALPQTLVIALFAISMPLQGLWWLGTRSRTTLPPQLATWYRDIHQKVVKEGFALEPMKPKPSYFELAKLLNSAFKQLDKGALERWF
- a CDS encoding acetate kinase; translated protein: MSKLILVLNCGSSSLKFAVVDPVTGDEHLTGLAECLHLPEARIKWKLDGKHEAQLGDGAAHEEALAFMVQTILASKPELKENLGAIGHRIVHGGEQFTQSALITDEVLKGIQDASTFAPLHNPAHIIGIEAAKHSFPELQNVAVFDTAFHQTMPEESFLYALPYNLYKEHGIRRYGMHGTSHLFITREVAGLLNKPAEEVNIINCHLGNGASVCAIKNGQSVDTSMGLTPLEGLVMGTRCGDIDPAIVFHLHDALGYSVDQINTMLTKESGLQGLTEVTSDCRFVEDNYGEKEEATRAMDVFCHRLAKYVAGYTASMDGRLDAIVFTGGIGENSGPIREMVLNRLGIFGIEVDGAANLKARFGGEGTITTESSRIPAMVISTNEELVIAEDTARLANV
- the pta gene encoding phosphate acetyltransferase yields the protein MSRTIMLIPTSAGVGLTSVSMGVIRTMERKGVKVSFYKPIAQPRSGGDLPDLTSTIVNMNNDTKLGQPLQMSVAESLIGNDNMDELLETIVARYNQINSDSDVTLIEGLVPTRKHPFANQVNAEVAATLGAEIVLVATPGTDNPTQLKERIEVACSNFGGTKNKNISGVIINKLNAPVDDAGRTRPDLSEIFDDADSAQQNELKVMEIFNSSPIRVLGCVPWSIDLIATRAIDMAKHLNAEVINEGDINTRRIKSITFCARSLPNMIEHFKPGSLLVTSADRPDVIVAAALAAMNGVEIGAVLLTGGYDIPKEIMNLCEPAFESGLPIFKAQGNTWQTSLNLQSFNLEVPADDKERIEYINEHVASHIDANWIESMTEGTQKSLRLSPPAFRYQLTEFARRAGKRIVLPEGDEPRTIKAAAICAERGIAECVLVGNPDEIKRVAAQQGVELGTGVHIVDSAAVRENYVNRLVELRGAKGMTEVVAREKLQDSVFLGTMMLENSEVDGLVSGAVHTTANTIVPPFQIIKTAPDASIVSSVFFMLLPDQVLVYGDCAINPDPTAEQLAEIAIQSADSATAFGIEPRVAMISYSTGTSGKGADVEKVREATKLAQEKRPDLIIDGPLQYDAAIMENVAASKAPNSPVAGKATVFIFPDLNTGNTTYKAVQRSADLVSIGPMLQGMRKPVNDLSRGALVDDIVYTIALTAIQASQND
- the yfcE gene encoding phosphodiesterase yields the protein MDLFFASDLHGSLSVTEQIIDRYRKSGATRLILLGDLLNHGPRNSIPEGYEPAKVAELLNLYKNEIIAIRGNCDSEVDQMLLDFPILNDAHSLLLANGTRLFLTHGHINNPDKQPPLMNGDGLVYGHTHIPVAEWREGKVIFNPGSPTFPKGGYPASYGILKDNELHVVALSGEVVKSVSLY
- a CDS encoding CBS domain-containing protein, translating into MSNREIVRVEDVMQSDVVIINGLITIEEAIKLAKSHQVKALIVDKRHPDDEYGLLLMNDIAKKVLAVDRSPARTNVYEIMSKPALSVSPVMDIRYCARLFERFGISRAPVIKNGEVLGMVSYNSIVINGMTE
- a CDS encoding P-II family nitrogen regulator, with protein sequence MRFKLIIAFVEDHKTDTVLLAARTAGATGATVINHARGEGLIQKKTFFGLTLDVQRDVILLVVEEHLSRAILETINEKGEFDTSSGQGIAIQIDIEDAVGVAHQIESLTKVVEDQI
- a CDS encoding DUF1538 domain-containing protein, whose translation is MESTFFTQLISTFFSTIRDVLPIAAILLTFQLVILRRPIANVGQVILGFIYVIIGLSLFLMGLELALFPLGDMMAMQLTAPSFIYPDGVIPEDIHWQDYYWVYFFAAAIGFSTTIAEPSLIAVAIKANQVSGGAIGVNGLRVSVALGVAFGIALGSYRIVSGDPIHYYILIGYCVVVLQTFVSPKFIIPLAYDSGGVTTSTVTVPLVTALGLGLASTIPGRNPVIDGFGLIAFASLFPIISVMGYAQIIQCLTREFESHSLETEMADSNESVEDENGKKLNH